In Pseudomonas nunensis, a single window of DNA contains:
- a CDS encoding GNAT family N-acetyltransferase, giving the protein MDAPLLICKATPADVGIISRIVERSIRVGCALDHRNDAKIVAAWTHNKTADHIHAWLTDQRLYLNIALLHDKPIGVAMAASSGKIAFCYVQPEWFRRGAGQALIRDLEAWLRARDLPQARLNSTRTSEAFYRHLGYRACAETFSVAGLYAIPMHKMLAPPS; this is encoded by the coding sequence ATGGATGCACCCCTGCTCATCTGCAAGGCAACCCCTGCCGACGTCGGCATTATCAGCCGGATCGTCGAACGTTCGATCCGGGTTGGTTGCGCCCTCGACCACCGCAACGACGCGAAAATCGTTGCCGCCTGGACCCACAACAAGACCGCCGACCACATTCACGCCTGGCTGACCGACCAACGGCTTTACCTGAATATCGCGTTGCTCCACGACAAGCCGATCGGCGTCGCCATGGCCGCGAGCAGTGGCAAGATCGCCTTCTGCTACGTGCAACCGGAATGGTTTCGCCGTGGCGCCGGGCAGGCCTTGATCCGTGACCTGGAAGCCTGGTTGCGTGCCCGGGACTTGCCCCAGGCCCGACTCAACAGCACCCGCACCAGCGAAGCCTTTTATCGGCATCTGGGTTATCGCGCCTGCGCGGAAACCTTCAGCGTGGCGGGGCTGTATGCCATTCCGATGCACAAGATGCTGGCGCCACCTTCATAG